A window from Methylococcus mesophilus encodes these proteins:
- a CDS encoding ATP-dependent zinc protease family protein, with protein MSFHRTVIVFLLGLFSAVSHAGDAPKPKDKVVMGWLESVFLLPWHLRLTAKLDTGAKTSALHSNNIQRFNRDGREWVRFTLESEDDERAVVVERPLERTVYIKERHKGASKREVVTLTLCKNGREFQTEFTLVDRSNFNYPLLLGRSFLGSVAVVDAGETFVFKAEGDPCNQRGKGAATPTPSPPNGGH; from the coding sequence ATGAGCTTTCATCGTACTGTGATCGTATTCTTGTTGGGGCTGTTCAGCGCAGTTTCTCATGCCGGCGACGCGCCGAAGCCGAAAGACAAGGTTGTCATGGGCTGGCTGGAGTCTGTTTTTCTGCTGCCCTGGCATCTCCGTCTGACGGCGAAGCTGGACACCGGCGCGAAGACTTCGGCGCTGCATTCGAACAACATCCAGCGATTCAACCGGGATGGCCGCGAATGGGTGAGGTTCACCCTGGAAAGCGAGGATGACGAAAGAGCCGTCGTCGTCGAACGGCCCCTCGAACGGACCGTTTACATCAAGGAGCGCCACAAAGGGGCATCGAAGCGGGAGGTGGTCACCTTGACGCTGTGCAAGAACGGACGGGAGTTCCAGACCGAATTCACGCTGGTGGATCGTAGCAATTTCAACTATCCCCTGCTGCTCGGCCGCAGTTTTCTGGGCAGCGTCGCCGTGGTCGATGCCGGAGAAACTTTTGTTTTCAAGGCGGAAGGCGATCCTTGCAACCAGCGGGGCAAGGGGGCCGCCACGCCAACCCCTTCTCCCCCGAATGGTGGGCACTGA
- the rpoC gene encoding DNA-directed RNA polymerase subunit beta', protein MNFLKRQTQSEEFDAIRISLASPDMIRSWSYGEVKKPETINYRTFKPERDGLFCAKIFGPVSDYECLCGKYKRLKHRGVICEKCGVEVTLSKVRRERMGHIELASPVAHIWFLKSLPSRIALLLDMQLREIERVLYFESYVVIDPGMTPLNRGQLLGEEEYQKMVEQYDDEFSAKMGAEAIRELLRTMDLQAEVVHLREEINGTSSETKIKKYTKRLKAIESMLVSNNRPEWMILTVLPVLPPDLRPLVPLDGGRFATSDLNDLYRRVINRNNRLKRLLDLNAPDIIVRNEKRMLQESVDALLDNGRRGRAITGSNKRPLKSLADMIKGKQGRFRQNLLGKRVDYSGRSVIVVGPTLRLHQCGLPKKMALELFKPFIFSKLQFRGLATTIKAAKKMVEREAPEVWDILDEVIREHPVMLNRAPTLHRLGIQAFEPTLIEGKAIQLHPLVCTAFNADFDGDQMAVHVPLSLEAQLEARSLMMATNNILSPANGEPIINPTQDVVMGLYYMSRERTFAKGEGMIFTSIDEAEQAFLNGAVDLHAKVTVRLREVVLGENGERTEVTKRVQTTVGRALIWNVVPDGIPFEMINVDMTKKAISRLINHAYRTLGIKASVIFGDQLMYLGFSHATRAGVSFGVEDMEIPPRKDEIIQAAEREVKEIQNQFASGLVTDGERYNKVVDIWSHANDQVAKVMMEGLGVDEVTGENGETTKQKSFNSIFMMADSGARGSAAQIRQLAGMRGLMAKPDGSIIETPITANFREGLTVLQYFISTHGARKGLADTALKTANSGYLTRRLVDVAQDLVITEVDCGTTDGLQMAPLIEGGDVVEPLAERVLGRVLAEHAADPSNGEVLFEAGSMLDEYAVQLLEQHGVDNVRVRSVITCKTRYGVCASCYGRDLGRGHKVNIGEAIGVIAAQSIGEPGTQLTMRTFHIGGAASRSAAISNVEVKSSGQIRLTNLKTVVNRDNALVAVSRSGEISVIDEHGRERERYKIPYGAVLSVREGGAVKAGQIVVNWDPHTHPVVSEVRGRAKLIDFVEGVTVREQSDEMTGLSSMVVIDPKQRGGAGKELRPLVKLVDEEGNDIFIPSTEITAQYFLPAGAIIGIRDGDLVEVGDVLARIPQESSKTRDITGGLPRVADLFEARKTKDPAILAEATGTVSFGKETKGKRRLVITDASGEQHEVMVPKWRNITVFEGEHVEQGETIAEGELTPHDILRLRGTAELASYLVKEIQDVYRLQGVKINDKHIEVIIRQMLRKVEITDPGDSSFLRGEQADRSRLLEENDRLEEEGKVPACYEPVLLGITKASLSTESFISAASFQETTRVLTEAAIRGSTDRLQGLKENVIVGRLIPAGTGLAYHAERKERAKLGEVAEPEAPTIDTAEVEEALKQAFSL, encoded by the coding sequence ATCAATTTTCTGAAGCGCCAGACGCAAAGCGAAGAGTTCGATGCGATCCGCATCAGCCTGGCTTCGCCTGACATGATCCGTTCCTGGTCCTATGGTGAGGTGAAGAAGCCCGAGACCATCAACTACCGGACCTTCAAGCCGGAGCGCGATGGCCTGTTTTGCGCCAAGATCTTCGGGCCGGTGAGCGATTACGAATGTCTCTGCGGCAAGTACAAGCGCCTGAAGCACCGCGGCGTGATCTGCGAAAAATGCGGCGTGGAAGTCACCTTGTCCAAGGTGCGTCGCGAGCGTATGGGGCACATCGAGCTGGCGAGTCCGGTCGCGCATATCTGGTTCCTCAAGTCACTGCCTTCGCGCATAGCCCTGCTGCTCGACATGCAGCTGCGCGAAATCGAGCGGGTGCTTTACTTCGAGTCCTATGTCGTGATCGATCCGGGCATGACGCCGCTCAACCGCGGGCAGCTCCTCGGTGAGGAGGAGTACCAGAAGATGGTCGAGCAGTACGACGACGAGTTTTCCGCCAAGATGGGCGCCGAAGCCATCCGCGAACTGCTGCGCACCATGGATCTCCAGGCCGAGGTCGTGCACTTGCGGGAGGAAATCAACGGCACCAGCTCCGAGACCAAGATCAAGAAATACACCAAGCGCTTGAAGGCGATCGAGTCGATGCTGGTTTCCAACAACCGGCCGGAGTGGATGATTCTCACCGTGCTGCCAGTGCTGCCGCCGGACCTGCGTCCGCTGGTGCCGCTCGATGGCGGCCGCTTCGCCACCAGCGATCTCAACGACCTGTACCGCCGCGTCATCAACCGCAACAACCGTCTCAAGCGGCTGCTGGATCTCAATGCGCCAGACATCATCGTCCGCAACGAGAAGCGCATGCTGCAGGAATCGGTCGATGCGCTGTTGGACAACGGCCGCCGCGGTCGGGCGATCACGGGTTCGAACAAGCGCCCGCTCAAGTCGCTCGCCGACATGATCAAAGGTAAGCAGGGTCGCTTCCGCCAGAACCTCCTGGGCAAGCGGGTGGACTACTCCGGCCGCTCGGTGATCGTGGTGGGTCCGACCCTGCGTCTGCATCAGTGCGGTCTGCCCAAGAAGATGGCGCTGGAGCTGTTCAAGCCGTTCATCTTCAGCAAGCTGCAGTTCCGTGGCCTCGCCACCACCATCAAGGCGGCCAAGAAAATGGTGGAACGGGAAGCGCCCGAAGTCTGGGATATCCTGGACGAAGTGATCCGCGAACACCCGGTCATGCTGAACCGCGCACCGACACTGCACCGTCTGGGTATCCAGGCGTTCGAGCCGACCCTGATCGAAGGCAAGGCGATCCAGTTGCATCCCCTGGTATGCACCGCATTCAACGCCGACTTCGACGGCGACCAGATGGCCGTGCACGTGCCTTTGTCGCTGGAGGCACAGCTCGAAGCCCGGTCCCTGATGATGGCGACCAACAACATCCTGTCGCCGGCCAACGGCGAACCCATCATCAACCCGACCCAGGACGTCGTCATGGGTCTGTATTACATGAGCCGGGAGCGCACTTTCGCCAAAGGTGAGGGCATGATCTTCACCAGCATCGACGAGGCCGAGCAGGCATTCCTCAACGGTGCAGTGGACTTGCACGCCAAGGTGACGGTCCGGCTGCGCGAGGTCGTTCTGGGCGAAAACGGCGAGCGTACCGAGGTGACGAAGCGGGTTCAGACCACGGTGGGCCGTGCGCTGATCTGGAACGTCGTGCCGGACGGCATCCCGTTCGAGATGATCAACGTCGACATGACCAAAAAGGCCATTTCGCGTCTGATCAATCATGCCTACCGAACTCTGGGCATCAAGGCCAGCGTCATTTTCGGCGACCAGCTGATGTATCTCGGTTTCTCGCATGCGACCCGGGCCGGCGTATCGTTCGGCGTGGAAGACATGGAGATCCCCCCCCGCAAGGACGAGATCATCCAGGCCGCCGAGCGCGAAGTGAAGGAAATCCAGAACCAGTTCGCCTCCGGCCTCGTGACCGACGGCGAACGCTACAACAAGGTCGTCGACATCTGGTCGCATGCCAACGACCAGGTGGCGAAAGTGATGATGGAAGGCCTCGGCGTGGACGAGGTCACGGGCGAAAACGGCGAGACGACCAAGCAGAAGTCGTTCAACTCGATCTTCATGATGGCCGATTCCGGAGCCCGCGGCTCGGCGGCACAGATCCGGCAGTTGGCCGGCATGCGCGGCCTGATGGCCAAGCCGGACGGCTCGATCATCGAGACACCGATCACGGCGAACTTCCGGGAAGGGCTGACGGTATTGCAGTACTTCATCTCGACCCACGGCGCCCGCAAAGGTCTGGCCGACACCGCGCTCAAGACGGCCAACTCGGGTTATCTGACGCGCCGCCTGGTGGACGTCGCCCAGGACCTCGTCATTACGGAGGTCGATTGCGGTACGACGGACGGCCTGCAAATGGCTCCGCTGATCGAAGGCGGGGATGTCGTCGAGCCGCTGGCGGAGCGGGTGCTGGGACGGGTTCTGGCCGAGCATGCGGCCGATCCGTCGAACGGCGAGGTGCTGTTCGAAGCCGGTTCGATGCTGGACGAGTATGCTGTGCAGCTGCTCGAGCAGCACGGTGTCGACAACGTCCGGGTACGTTCCGTCATCACCTGCAAGACCCGTTACGGCGTGTGCGCCTCCTGCTACGGGCGCGATCTCGGCCGGGGCCACAAGGTCAACATCGGCGAAGCGATCGGCGTGATCGCGGCGCAGTCGATCGGCGAGCCCGGCACGCAGCTCACCATGCGGACCTTCCACATCGGCGGCGCGGCCTCGCGGTCGGCGGCGATCAGCAACGTCGAAGTGAAGTCGAGCGGACAGATCCGGTTGACGAACCTCAAGACTGTGGTCAACCGCGATAACGCTCTGGTGGCCGTGTCGCGTTCGGGCGAAATCAGCGTGATCGACGAACATGGCCGCGAGAGGGAGCGCTACAAGATTCCCTACGGTGCGGTGCTGTCGGTGCGGGAAGGCGGCGCGGTCAAGGCGGGCCAGATCGTGGTGAACTGGGATCCGCATACCCATCCGGTCGTGTCCGAAGTGCGCGGCCGCGCCAAGCTGATCGATTTCGTCGAGGGCGTGACCGTCCGCGAGCAGTCCGACGAAATGACGGGCCTGAGCTCGATGGTGGTCATCGATCCCAAGCAGCGCGGCGGCGCGGGCAAGGAACTGCGGCCCCTTGTGAAGCTGGTGGACGAGGAGGGCAACGACATCTTCATCCCCTCCACGGAGATCACTGCGCAGTACTTCCTGCCGGCCGGGGCGATCATCGGCATCCGCGACGGCGACCTGGTTGAAGTGGGCGACGTGCTGGCGAGGATTCCGCAGGAGTCCAGCAAGACGCGCGACATCACCGGCGGTCTGCCGCGCGTCGCGGACCTGTTCGAAGCTCGCAAGACCAAGGATCCCGCCATCCTGGCCGAGGCGACCGGCACGGTTTCGTTCGGCAAGGAAACCAAGGGCAAGCGCCGCCTCGTCATCACCGATGCGAGCGGCGAGCAGCACGAGGTCATGGTGCCGAAGTGGCGCAACATCACGGTGTTCGAAGGCGAGCACGTGGAGCAGGGCGAAACCATCGCCGAGGGCGAGCTGACGCCGCACGACATCCTGCGGCTGCGCGGCACCGCGGAGCTGGCCTCCTATCTGGTCAAGGAAATCCAGGACGTTTACCGGCTGCAGGGCGTGAAGATCAACGACAAGCACATCGAGGTGATCATCCGCCAGATGCTGCGCAAGGTCGAAATCACCGATCCGGGCGATTCCAGCTTCCTGCGCGGCGAACAGGCGGACCGGTCGCGGTTGCTGGAAGAGAACGACCGCCTGGAGGAGGAGGGCAAGGTGCCCGCGTGTTACGAGCCGGTACTGCTGGGCATTACCAAGGCTTCGCTGAGCACCGAGTCGTTCATCTCCGCAGCTTCGTTCCAGGAAACCACGCGCGTGCTGACCGAAGCGGCGATCCGGGGGTCCACCGACCGTTTACAGGGCCTCAAGGAGAACGTGATTGTGGGGCGTCTGATCCCGGCGGGCACCGGTCTGGCCTACCATGCGGAGCGCAAGGAGCGGGCGAAGCTCGGCGAGGTTGCGGAGCCCGAAGCCCCGACTATCGATACGGCGGAGGTGGAAGAGGCACTGAAACAAGCGTTCAGCCTCTGA
- the rpoB gene encoding DNA-directed RNA polymerase subunit beta produces the protein MAYSFTEKKRIRKSFGKRQDVLEVPYLLATQVDSYRRFLQLERQPAGRSDEGLHAALKSVFPIKSHSGNIVLEYVSYRLGDPVFDVKECQQRGTTYAAPLRVLVRLVVYDKEAPANAKVVKDIKEQEIYMGEIPLMTDNGTFVINGTERVIVSQLHRSPGVFFDHDRGKTHSSGKLLFNARIIPYRGSWLDFEFDHKDCVYVRIDRRRKLPATVLLRALGYDNEQIIGEFFDTNRFLLSPTGIQLELIPERLRGDIASFDIRLGDQLVVEKDHRITARHIRMLQKENVSLLDVPKDYLYGKMLAHNVVDTTTGELIAKVNQEVTEDVYGRLVGAGIAEVRTLYVNDLDRGPYVSNTMRIDLTETQLDALVEIYRMMRPGEPPTKEAAQTLFENLFFSPERYDLSAVGRMKFNRRLGRADPTGPGVLENGDIIAVLKELINIRNGSGTVDDIDHLGNRRVRSVGEMVENQFRLGLVRVERAVKERLSLPDADSLMPQEIINAKPVAASIKEFFGSSQLSQFMDQNNPLSEVTHKRRVSALGPGGLARERAGFEVRDVHTTHYGRVCPIETPEGPNIGLINSLAVYARTNEYGFLETPYRKVVDGRVTGEIEYLSAIEEGQYYIAQASASVDEQGMLKDDLVSCRHKDEFTLGSRENINYMDVSSKQIVSVAASLIPFLEHDDANRALMGSNMQRQAVPTLRTEKPLVGTGMERIVARDSGVAVVAKRGGTVEFVDAGRIVVRVNDDETEAGVPGVDIYNLTKYTRSNQNTCINQKPLVKPGDVVARNDVLADGPSTDMGELALGQNLLVAFMPWNGYNFEDSILISERVVQDDRFTTIHIEEKTCVARDTKLGPEEITADIPNVGEAALAKLDESGIVYIGAEVKAGDILVGKVTPKGETQLTPEEKLLRAIFGEKASDVKDTSLRVPSGMDGTVIDVQVFTRDGVKKDERARQIEEAEIEKVRKDLNDQLRIIEKDFYQRAEQMVLGKVADLGPAGLKRGATVTREYLDSIKPAQWLEIRLQDEDVNLQIEAIAEQIAQQREEIAKRLEEKRRKITMGDDLAPGVLKMVKVYLAVKRRIQPGDKMAGRHGNKGVISRIVPVEDMPYSADGTPVDIVLNPLGVPSRMNVGQVLETHLGWAAKGVGLKIGRMLEAKARIEELRSFLTQVYNLSGRQEDIASLSDAEVMELAGNLQGGVPMATPVFDGATEQDIKAMLRLADLPESGQATLFDGRTGDVFDRPVTVGYMYMLKLNHLVDDKMHARSTGPYSLVTQQPLGGKAQFGGQRFGEMEVWALEAYGAAYTLQEMLTVKSDDVNGRTKMYKNIVDGDHRMEAAMPESFNVLIKEIRSLGINIELEQD, from the coding sequence ATGGCTTACTCGTTTACCGAGAAAAAACGAATTCGCAAGAGTTTCGGAAAGCGCCAGGACGTGCTGGAAGTCCCCTATCTTCTGGCGACACAGGTTGACTCGTACCGGCGATTTTTGCAACTCGAGAGGCAGCCCGCCGGTAGGAGCGACGAAGGCTTGCACGCTGCGTTGAAGTCGGTTTTCCCGATCAAGAGCCATTCCGGCAACATCGTGCTCGAATACGTGAGCTATCGCCTGGGCGATCCGGTGTTCGACGTCAAGGAATGCCAGCAGCGCGGAACCACCTATGCGGCTCCGCTGCGCGTGCTCGTACGCCTGGTGGTCTACGACAAGGAGGCACCGGCGAACGCGAAGGTCGTCAAGGACATCAAGGAGCAGGAAATCTACATGGGCGAAATTCCGCTCATGACCGACAACGGCACCTTCGTCATCAACGGTACCGAGCGGGTGATCGTTTCCCAGTTGCACCGTTCGCCCGGCGTGTTTTTCGATCACGACCGGGGAAAGACCCATTCATCGGGAAAGCTGCTGTTCAACGCCAGAATCATTCCGTACCGCGGGTCCTGGCTGGATTTCGAATTCGACCACAAGGACTGTGTTTACGTCCGTATCGACCGTCGCCGCAAGCTGCCGGCAACGGTACTGCTGCGCGCGCTGGGTTACGACAATGAACAGATCATCGGCGAATTTTTCGATACCAATCGTTTTCTGCTGTCGCCCACGGGTATCCAGCTCGAGTTGATCCCCGAGCGTCTGCGCGGCGATATCGCGAGCTTCGATATTCGGCTCGGTGATCAGCTCGTGGTCGAGAAGGATCACCGGATCACGGCGCGCCATATCCGGATGCTGCAAAAGGAAAATGTGAGCCTGCTCGACGTTCCTAAGGACTATCTGTATGGCAAGATGCTCGCGCACAACGTCGTAGACACGACGACGGGCGAACTCATCGCCAAGGTGAACCAGGAAGTCACCGAGGATGTCTATGGGCGTCTCGTCGGCGCCGGCATTGCCGAGGTCCGCACCCTCTATGTGAACGATCTCGATCGCGGCCCCTACGTCTCCAACACCATGCGTATCGATCTGACCGAGACGCAACTGGACGCGCTGGTGGAGATCTATCGCATGATGCGCCCCGGCGAGCCGCCCACCAAGGAGGCTGCCCAGACCCTCTTCGAGAATCTGTTCTTTTCCCCCGAGCGCTACGATCTTTCCGCCGTCGGCAGGATGAAGTTCAACCGTCGTCTGGGGCGAGCCGATCCGACCGGTCCGGGCGTGCTGGAAAATGGCGACATCATCGCGGTGTTGAAGGAGCTGATCAACATCCGTAACGGCAGCGGCACGGTCGATGACATCGATCATCTCGGCAACCGCCGCGTGCGCTCCGTGGGCGAGATGGTGGAGAACCAGTTCCGGCTCGGTCTGGTGCGGGTCGAGCGGGCGGTGAAGGAGCGTCTGTCGCTGCCCGATGCCGACAGTCTCATGCCGCAGGAAATCATCAATGCCAAGCCGGTGGCGGCCTCGATCAAGGAATTTTTCGGTTCCAGCCAGCTCTCGCAGTTCATGGACCAGAACAATCCGCTGTCGGAAGTCACCCACAAGCGGCGCGTTTCCGCACTGGGGCCGGGCGGCTTGGCCCGCGAGCGCGCCGGCTTCGAAGTACGCGACGTGCATACCACGCACTACGGTCGCGTCTGCCCGATCGAGACTCCTGAAGGCCCGAACATCGGCCTGATCAACTCGCTCGCCGTGTATGCGCGTACCAACGAATACGGCTTCCTGGAAACACCGTATCGGAAGGTAGTCGATGGCCGGGTGACGGGTGAAATCGAATACCTGTCCGCCATCGAGGAAGGCCAGTACTACATCGCCCAGGCCAGCGCCTCGGTCGATGAGCAGGGCATGCTCAAGGACGATCTGGTCTCGTGCCGCCACAAGGACGAATTCACGCTGGGTTCGCGCGAGAACATCAACTACATGGACGTATCGTCCAAGCAGATCGTGTCCGTCGCCGCTTCCCTGATTCCGTTCCTCGAACACGACGACGCCAACCGTGCCTTGATGGGGTCGAACATGCAGCGTCAGGCGGTACCGACGCTGCGCACCGAAAAGCCTTTGGTGGGCACCGGCATGGAGCGCATCGTCGCCCGCGACTCCGGAGTCGCGGTCGTGGCCAAGCGCGGCGGCACGGTCGAGTTCGTGGACGCCGGGCGCATCGTGGTCCGGGTCAACGACGACGAGACCGAGGCGGGCGTCCCGGGTGTCGACATTTACAACCTGACCAAGTACACGCGTTCCAACCAGAACACCTGCATCAACCAGAAGCCGCTGGTGAAGCCGGGGGATGTGGTGGCCCGCAATGACGTTCTGGCGGACGGTCCGTCCACCGACATGGGTGAATTGGCGCTGGGCCAGAATCTGCTGGTCGCGTTCATGCCTTGGAACGGCTACAACTTCGAAGATTCGATTCTGATTTCGGAGCGGGTGGTGCAGGACGACCGCTTCACCACCATCCACATCGAGGAGAAGACCTGCGTCGCCCGAGACACCAAGCTGGGGCCGGAGGAAATCACCGCCGACATCCCGAACGTCGGCGAGGCGGCGCTGGCCAAGCTGGACGAGTCCGGCATCGTCTATATCGGCGCCGAGGTCAAGGCTGGCGACATCCTGGTGGGCAAGGTGACCCCGAAGGGCGAAACCCAGCTCACACCCGAAGAAAAACTGCTGCGTGCGATCTTCGGCGAGAAGGCCTCCGACGTGAAGGACACCTCGTTGCGCGTACCTTCCGGCATGGACGGTACGGTCATCGACGTGCAGGTCTTCACCCGTGACGGCGTGAAAAAGGACGAACGCGCCCGCCAGATCGAGGAGGCCGAGATCGAAAAGGTCCGCAAGGACCTGAACGACCAGCTCCGCATCATCGAGAAGGATTTCTACCAGCGTGCCGAGCAGATGGTGCTGGGCAAGGTGGCCGACCTGGGGCCGGCCGGCCTGAAACGCGGAGCTACCGTAACCCGGGAATACCTGGATTCGATCAAGCCCGCGCAATGGCTGGAGATCCGGCTGCAGGACGAGGACGTCAATCTGCAGATCGAAGCGATCGCCGAGCAGATCGCCCAGCAGCGCGAGGAGATCGCGAAGCGTCTCGAAGAGAAGCGTCGCAAGATCACCATGGGCGACGATCTTGCGCCGGGCGTACTCAAGATGGTCAAGGTGTACCTGGCGGTCAAGCGTCGCATCCAGCCCGGCGACAAGATGGCCGGACGGCACGGCAACAAGGGCGTGATTTCGCGCATCGTGCCGGTGGAAGACATGCCGTATTCGGCTGACGGCACGCCGGTCGACATCGTGCTGAATCCGCTGGGCGTGCCCTCGCGCATGAACGTCGGCCAGGTGCTCGAAACCCACCTTGGCTGGGCAGCCAAAGGTGTGGGCCTGAAAATCGGGCGGATGCTGGAAGCCAAGGCCAGGATCGAAGAGCTACGTTCGTTCCTGACTCAGGTTTACAACTTGAGCGGCCGGCAGGAGGACATCGCCAGCCTGAGCGACGCCGAAGTCATGGAGCTCGCAGGCAACCTGCAGGGCGGTGTGCCGATGGCGACGCCGGTGTTCGACGGCGCGACGGAGCAAGACATCAAGGCCATGTTGAGACTGGCCGATCTCCCCGAGAGCGGCCAGGCGACTTTGTTCGACGGACGCACCGGCGACGTCTTCGACCGTCCTGTGACGGTCGGCTACATGTACATGCTGAAGCTCAACCATCTGGTCGACGACAAGATGCATGCGCGCTCCACCGGTCCATACAGTCTGGTGACGCAGCAGCCGCTGGGCGGCAAGGCCCAGTTCGGCGGGCAGCGTTTCGGCGAAATGGAAGTGTGGGCGCTGGAAGCCTACGGCGCCGCCTACACCTTGCAGGAGATGCTGACGGTGAAATCCGACGACGTGAACGGCAGGACCAAGATGTACAAGAACATCGTCGACGGCGATCACCGGATGGAGGCCGCCATGCCGGAGTCCTTCAACGTCTTGATCAAGGAAATCCGTTCGCTCGGTATCAATATCGAGCTTGAGCAGGATTGA
- the rplL gene encoding 50S ribosomal protein L7/L12: MAVSKEDILETISNMTVMEIVDLISAMEDKFGVSAAAAVAVAPAAAGAAAPAVEEKTEFDVVMTSFGANKVNVIKAIREITGLGLKEAKDLVEGVPSTVKEGIAKAEADDIKKKLEEAGAAVDVK; encoded by the coding sequence ATGGCAGTTTCCAAAGAAGATATCCTCGAGACTATTTCCAACATGACCGTCATGGAGATCGTGGATCTCATTTCTGCAATGGAGGATAAGTTCGGCGTGTCCGCGGCGGCGGCAGTTGCTGTGGCTCCTGCAGCGGCAGGCGCAGCGGCTCCGGCGGTCGAAGAAAAGACGGAGTTCGACGTCGTCATGACCAGTTTCGGCGCCAACAAGGTCAACGTGATCAAGGCGATTCGCGAGATCACCGGCCTGGGGCTGAAGGAAGCGAAAGATCTGGTTGAGGGCGTTCCCTCCACCGTCAAGGAGGGCATTGCCAAGGCCGAGGCGGACGACATCAAGAAGAAGCTGGAAGAAGCCGGCGCAGCTGTCGACGTTAAGTAA
- a CDS encoding c-type cytochrome, with translation MKNHILWKVAVAGLAGMVSSGTVSAEGDRMSGKEKFYTCAGCHGIEGYSNTYPTYHVPKLAGQHDDYVVSSLKAYASGARHHGSMEGNAVSLSDKDLRDIAAYVAGFRAINVKNAVTGNVANGKKKAEASGCGGCHGEDGNGESPNPRLAGQYENYLMKALEDYKTGVRKNAIMNGLAGALSKEDIHDLAAYYSSQARGLSVVQDN, from the coding sequence ATGAAAAACCATATCCTGTGGAAGGTTGCGGTTGCCGGACTGGCCGGAATGGTCAGCAGCGGGACGGTATCGGCGGAAGGAGACCGCATGTCGGGGAAGGAGAAGTTCTACACCTGTGCCGGTTGTCATGGCATCGAGGGCTATTCCAACACCTACCCGACCTATCACGTGCCCAAGTTGGCAGGGCAGCACGACGATTACGTGGTTTCTTCGCTCAAGGCCTATGCCTCGGGAGCGCGGCACCACGGAAGCATGGAAGGCAACGCGGTGTCGCTTTCCGACAAGGACCTGCGGGATATTGCTGCTTATGTCGCAGGTTTCCGGGCCATCAATGTCAAGAATGCCGTGACCGGTAACGTAGCCAACGGCAAGAAAAAGGCGGAAGCCAGCGGTTGCGGCGGCTGCCATGGTGAAGATGGCAACGGTGAGAGTCCCAATCCCCGTCTGGCGGGCCAGTATGAAAACTACCTGATGAAGGCGCTCGAAGACTACAAGACCGGCGTTCGTAAGAACGCGATCATGAACGGCTTGGCTGGTGCGCTTTCCAAGGAAGACATCCACGATCTGGCCGCGTACTACTCGAGTCAGGCTCGCGGACTGTCGGTCGTTCAGGACAACTGA